In a genomic window of Thiosocius teredinicola:
- a CDS encoding error-prone DNA polymerase, which translates to MHYAELHCLSNYSFLQAASQPEELVERAHALGYRALAITDECSVSGVVRAHQQAKQLGLQLIIGTEIRLSDGPTMVLLATNRAGYAQLCRLITHGRRHAGKGSYVLQRADLEQGLSDCLALLPFEHALTDEAFAWFAKNFEGRAWLAVELLRDGQDDSRLQRSADIAARYQLPRLASGGVRMHVRGRRALHDVITAIRLNTPVAALGYARLSNGERHLRSIDDLADLYPAALLQETLRVVERCRFSLDEVRYQYPDDVTPTGITPRAYLRQLTEEGVQRRWPDGCSSAVRKQIEYELALIAELEYEPYFLTVWDIVRYAREQQILCQGRGSAANSAVCYCLGVTEVDPARMNLLFERFISRERNEPPDIDVDFEHQRREEVIQYIYNKYGRDRAALAATVITYRTRSAVRDVGKALGLGTEQVEALIASVAAWRRHAEIKPEHLAEAGFDPANPVLQRLLVLVNTLRGFPRHLSQHVGGFVIAAGRLDELVPIENASMAERTVIQWEKDDLEALGLLKVDVLALGMLSAIRRAFDLINRYRGSVGELLCLDSVPAEDPKVYAMIQQADTIGVFQIESRAQMSMLPRLKPKNYYDLVIEVAIVRPGPIQGDMVHPYLRRRQKLEAVDYPSEEVRSVLERTLGVPIFQEQVIKLAMVAAGFTPGEADQLRRAMAAWKRRGGLEPYQKKLMSGMQARGYRREFAERVYRQILGFGDYGFPESHAASFALLVYVSAWLKCYHPAAFCASLINSQPMGFYAPAQLVRDAREHGVEVLPVDVMRSDRDCSLERPDDGYGPALRLGLCLVRGLSQAGAERIEAVRREQAFVDIQDLTRRAGLNRADLKALAAADALQGLTGHRHLAAWEVAGIENAQALDGLERFRETKPRLRKPNAGQAVLADYAQMGLTLREHPLALIRPHLRARGLLSSAEVAQRAPGEIVRAAGLVLIRQRPGNGRAIFVTLEDECGGMNLLIWADLAERQRKVLLGSQLLGVVAEIQRADGVQHLMCRHLENHSDLLGGLPVVSRDFH; encoded by the coding sequence ATGCATTACGCCGAACTGCACTGCCTGAGCAATTACAGCTTTCTGCAGGCTGCCTCGCAGCCTGAGGAACTGGTCGAGCGTGCGCATGCGCTGGGCTATCGCGCCTTGGCGATTACCGATGAGTGCTCGGTATCGGGTGTGGTGCGTGCGCACCAGCAGGCCAAGCAGCTCGGCCTGCAGCTGATCATCGGCACCGAGATCCGTTTAAGTGACGGGCCGACGATGGTGTTGCTGGCGACCAACCGAGCCGGTTATGCGCAGCTATGCCGGCTGATTACACATGGGCGGCGGCATGCCGGTAAAGGCAGCTATGTGTTGCAGCGTGCCGATCTCGAACAAGGCCTGTCGGATTGTCTCGCCCTGTTGCCGTTCGAGCACGCACTGACGGATGAGGCTTTTGCCTGGTTTGCTAAAAACTTCGAGGGGCGTGCTTGGCTGGCCGTCGAGTTGTTGCGCGATGGGCAGGACGATAGTCGCCTGCAACGCAGTGCCGACATCGCGGCACGCTATCAATTACCGCGCCTGGCCAGTGGCGGTGTGCGTATGCATGTACGCGGTCGGCGCGCCTTGCACGATGTGATCACGGCCATTCGTTTGAACACGCCGGTGGCGGCGTTGGGTTATGCACGCTTGTCGAACGGTGAACGCCACCTGCGCTCGATCGATGATCTCGCTGATTTATACCCAGCCGCCCTGTTGCAAGAGACATTGCGTGTCGTCGAGCGTTGTCGCTTCTCACTCGACGAGGTGCGTTATCAATACCCGGATGACGTCACGCCGACAGGTATCACACCACGCGCCTATCTGCGCCAACTGACCGAAGAGGGCGTGCAACGACGCTGGCCGGACGGCTGTTCATCAGCGGTGCGTAAACAGATCGAATACGAACTGGCATTGATCGCCGAGCTGGAATACGAACCGTACTTTCTGACGGTATGGGACATCGTGCGCTATGCGCGCGAGCAGCAGATTCTGTGTCAGGGGCGCGGTTCGGCAGCCAACTCGGCGGTGTGTTACTGCCTGGGTGTCACCGAGGTCGATCCGGCGCGCATGAACCTATTGTTCGAGCGCTTCATCTCGCGTGAGCGCAACGAGCCGCCGGATATCGATGTCGACTTCGAACACCAGCGTCGCGAAGAGGTGATCCAGTACATCTACAACAAATACGGTCGTGATCGCGCCGCGCTGGCCGCGACCGTGATCACCTATCGCACACGCAGTGCGGTGCGTGATGTCGGCAAGGCCTTGGGCCTGGGCACCGAACAGGTCGAGGCCTTGATCGCGAGTGTTGCTGCGTGGCGTCGGCATGCTGAGATCAAGCCGGAGCATCTGGCCGAGGCCGGTTTCGATCCGGCCAACCCGGTGTTGCAGCGCCTGCTCGTGCTGGTGAATACCCTGCGTGGTTTTCCGCGTCATCTGTCGCAGCATGTCGGTGGTTTCGTGATCGCTGCCGGCCGGCTCGATGAATTGGTACCGATTGAGAATGCCTCGATGGCCGAGCGCACCGTCATCCAATGGGAGAAGGACGATCTCGAGGCGCTCGGTCTGTTGAAGGTGGATGTGCTGGCGCTTGGTATGTTGTCGGCAATCCGGCGTGCGTTCGATCTGATCAATCGGTATCGAGGTAGTGTCGGCGAGCTCTTGTGCCTGGACAGCGTGCCGGCCGAAGACCCGAAGGTATACGCGATGATTCAACAGGCCGACACGATCGGCGTGTTCCAGATCGAGTCGCGTGCGCAGATGTCGATGCTGCCGCGTTTGAAGCCGAAGAACTATTACGATCTGGTGATCGAGGTCGCGATCGTGCGCCCGGGTCCGATCCAGGGCGACATGGTGCATCCCTATCTGCGGCGGCGGCAGAAACTCGAGGCGGTCGACTATCCGTCGGAGGAGGTGCGCTCGGTGCTCGAACGCACGCTCGGTGTGCCGATCTTTCAGGAGCAGGTGATCAAGCTGGCGATGGTCGCGGCCGGATTCACGCCGGGCGAGGCCGACCAGCTGCGGCGCGCGATGGCGGCATGGAAGCGGCGCGGTGGTCTCGAGCCGTATCAGAAAAAGTTGATGAGCGGCATGCAGGCACGCGGTTATCGACGTGAGTTTGCCGAACGGGTCTATCGCCAGATACTCGGTTTCGGTGATTACGGTTTTCCCGAATCGCACGCCGCCAGCTTTGCCTTGCTGGTGTATGTCTCGGCTTGGCTGAAGTGTTATCACCCGGCGGCCTTCTGTGCCTCGCTGATCAACAGCCAGCCGATGGGTTTTTATGCGCCGGCACAACTGGTGCGCGATGCGCGCGAGCATGGCGTCGAGGTGTTGCCGGTCGATGTCATGCGCAGCGATCGGGATTGCAGCCTGGAAAGGCCGGATGATGGTTATGGGCCGGCGTTGCGCCTGGGATTGTGCCTGGTGCGCGGGCTGTCGCAGGCAGGTGCCGAGCGTATCGAGGCGGTACGGCGTGAACAGGCGTTTGTCGACATTCAGGACCTGACCCGGCGCGCCGGCCTGAACCGTGCCGACCTGAAAGCACTGGCCGCAGCGGATGCCTTGCAAGGACTGACGGGGCATCGTCACCTGGCGGCCTGGGAGGTGGCCGGCATCGAAAATGCGCAGGCACTCGACGGGTTGGAGCGTTTTCGCGAAACCAAACCGCGACTGCGCAAACCGAATGCCGGGCAGGCGGTGCTGGCCGACTACGCACAGATGGGGCTGACACTGCGAGAGCATCCCTTGGCATTGATTCGCCCGCATCTGCGCGCACGCGGCCTGTTGTCGTCGGCCGAGGTTGCACAGCGTGCCCCGGGCGAGATCGTGCGCGCCGCCGGCCTGGTGCTGATCCGCCAGCGTCCGGGTAATGGCCGGGCGATTTTCGTCACGCTCGAAGATGAATGCGGCGGCATGAATTTGCTGATTTGGGCCGATCTGGCCGAGCGTCAACGCAAGGTGCTGCTGGGTTCGCAACTGCTTGGCGTGGTTGCCGAAATACAACGCGCCGACGGTGTGCAGCACCTGATGTGTCGACACCTTGAGAATCACAGCGATCTGCTTGGCGGATTGCCGGTGGTGTCACGCGATTTTCACTGA
- a CDS encoding Y-family DNA polymerase yields MLWLALYFPQLPLEVFVRGRQQAGALVVVEQQGGREQVSRCNAAAQAYGIRPGLMLPAALALCAGLSVQARERAREQQALHELALWAYQFSARISFEPSLLLLEVGASLRLFGGLSALMAPLLRELGQMGYTAQYAVAPTPTAAALLARNRPVTEVLDRQQIDAAVHDLPLACLTRDQQVRDLIRHIGLGSIGDALDLPRPELTRRTTPALSMLLDRLLGRMPDPREAWQPPQHFAQTIELLGEITHTTALVFPARRLMVSLCGFLRGHGGGAQRLQWHLTHRDLPATHFGLGMLDPSRDPDHMLELFRERIERLQLPAPVIEIRLAVSDWQAFEERSLTLFDGQADVDHALLERLRNRLGEQRVRGLRCLADHRPERAWCLCEPGELPDVSDHSAVARASHPPWLLPQPRPLRERQGVPQYGGELRLEQLPERIETGWWDGYDITRDYFIAHSRAGERLWVFRDRRGGGWYLHGLFI; encoded by the coding sequence GTGTTGTGGCTGGCGCTCTATTTTCCGCAACTGCCGCTCGAGGTGTTCGTGCGCGGTCGCCAGCAGGCCGGTGCACTGGTGGTCGTCGAACAACAGGGCGGGCGCGAGCAGGTCAGTCGCTGTAACGCTGCCGCGCAGGCCTATGGCATTCGTCCGGGCCTGATGCTGCCGGCGGCGCTGGCTTTGTGTGCCGGGCTGTCGGTACAAGCGCGTGAACGCGCGCGTGAACAACAGGCGCTGCACGAGTTGGCCTTGTGGGCTTATCAATTCAGTGCGCGTATCAGTTTCGAGCCGTCGTTGTTGTTGCTCGAGGTCGGTGCCAGCCTGCGCCTGTTCGGTGGTCTGTCTGCCTTGATGGCGCCACTGCTGCGTGAGCTGGGGCAAATGGGTTACACGGCGCAGTATGCCGTGGCGCCGACGCCGACCGCGGCCGCTTTGCTGGCGCGTAACCGTCCTGTGACCGAGGTGTTGGATCGGCAGCAAATAGACGCTGCCGTGCACGATCTGCCGCTGGCCTGTCTGACCCGTGACCAACAGGTGCGCGACCTGATCCGGCATATCGGCCTGGGCAGCATCGGCGATGCCCTCGATCTGCCGCGCCCGGAGCTGACGCGGCGTACCACGCCAGCCCTGTCGATGCTGTTGGACCGCCTGCTCGGCAGAATGCCGGACCCGCGCGAGGCCTGGCAGCCACCGCAGCACTTTGCGCAGACGATCGAACTGCTCGGCGAGATCACACATACCACCGCCCTGGTGTTTCCGGCGCGGCGTTTGATGGTGTCGCTGTGCGGTTTTCTGCGCGGTCATGGTGGGGGTGCGCAGCGTCTGCAATGGCACCTGACGCACCGCGACCTGCCGGCGACCCATTTCGGTCTGGGTATGCTCGATCCGAGCCGCGATCCCGACCATATGCTCGAACTGTTCCGCGAACGCATCGAGCGTCTGCAACTGCCGGCACCGGTCATCGAGATCCGCTTGGCGGTCAGTGATTGGCAGGCCTTCGAAGAACGCAGCCTGACGCTGTTCGACGGTCAGGCCGATGTCGACCATGCCTTGCTCGAACGTCTGCGCAATCGTCTGGGTGAACAGCGTGTGCGTGGGCTGCGTTGCCTGGCCGATCATCGGCCCGAGCGCGCCTGGTGTCTGTGCGAGCCGGGCGAACTGCCCGATGTATCCGATCATTCGGCCGTTGCGCGGGCATCGCATCCGCCCTGGCTGTTGCCGCAACCGCGCCCGTTGCGTGAGCGGCAGGGCGTGCCGCAATACGGCGGTGAACTGCGCCTGGAACAATTGCCCGAGCGTATCGAGACCGGCTGGTGGGATGGCTACGACATCACACGCGATTATTTCATTGCGCACAGCCGGGCCGGTGAGCGCCTGTGGGTGTTTCGTGATCGGCGCGGTGGCGGTTGGTATCTGCACGGCCTGTTCATCTGA
- the imuA gene encoding translesion DNA synthesis-associated protein ImuA, whose product MQVVNLDELKRDGRLWQGRRNTLAADHVLPSGWAVLDELLGGGWPRAALIEILSDGHQGLPLLLPLLADRRVAARWLVWIAPPYVPYAPALAARGIRVEQLLLVEDVSAEQSLWAGEQALKSGACGAVLLWPGQLQTAQLRRLQLAAEQGDCPGILFRSPRAASQGSPAALRLRVRPAPLGLEVEVLKRRGAWGNARCVVPLRAYVGGGDVLR is encoded by the coding sequence ATGCAGGTTGTGAATCTCGATGAACTGAAACGCGACGGGCGCCTGTGGCAGGGGCGGCGCAACACGCTGGCTGCCGATCATGTGCTGCCGAGCGGCTGGGCGGTGCTCGATGAGCTGCTCGGTGGCGGTTGGCCGCGTGCTGCGCTGATCGAGATCCTGAGCGACGGGCACCAGGGGTTGCCGTTGCTGTTGCCCCTGCTGGCCGACCGGCGGGTCGCGGCACGTTGGCTGGTGTGGATTGCGCCGCCGTATGTGCCGTATGCACCGGCACTGGCGGCACGCGGCATCCGCGTCGAACAGTTGTTGCTGGTCGAGGATGTGTCGGCCGAGCAGAGTCTGTGGGCCGGCGAGCAGGCACTCAAGTCCGGGGCCTGTGGTGCGGTGCTGTTGTGGCCGGGCCAGTTGCAGACGGCCCAGCTGCGTCGCCTGCAACTGGCTGCCGAGCAGGGCGATTGCCCGGGCATTCTGTTTCGTTCGCCGCGTGCGGCCTCACAGGGCTCGCCGGCGGCGTTGCGTCTGCGGGTACGGCCGGCACCGCTCGGCCTGGAGGTCGAGGTGCTCAAGCGACGCGGTGCCTGGGGCAATGCGCGTTGCGTGGTGCCGTTGCGCGCGTATGTGGGAGGCGGCGATGTGTTGCGCTGA